The genome window AGGTAGCATCATTATGTTGAGATGGTGCTGTTGAACATTTCAGAAAGTTTCTTTTATGTCAGAACATTGGAACACTATGGGAGGCAACCTGGATGTCTGGAGAGACTACTCTAAGTTCATATCTTATttatatgtaacctttatttaccataccatcgatcaccacattcttttggagagattggaaacccaaattggtctacatggacaagttctggcctggtttagatcttatctgtcggaaagatatcagtttgtctctgtgaatggtttgtcctctgacaaatcaattgtaaatttcggtgttcctcaaggttccgttttaggaccactattgttttcactatatattttacctcttggggatgtcattcgaaaacataatgttaaatttcactgctatgcggatgacacacagctgtacatttcaatgaaacatggtgaagccccaaaattgccctcgctagaagcctgtgtttcagacataaagaagtggatggctgcaaactttctacttttaaactcggacaaaacagagatgcttgttctaggtcccaagaaacaaagagatcttctgttgaatctgacaattaatctggatggttgtacagtcgtctcaaataaaactgtgaaggaccttggcgttactctggaccctgatctctcttttgaagaacatatcaagactgtttcaaggacagcttttttccatctacgtaacattgcaaaaatcagaaattttctgtccaaaaatgacgcagaaaaattaatccatgcttttgttacttctaggctggactactgcaatgctctactttccggctacccggataaagcactaaataaacttcagttagtgctaaatacggctgctagaatcctgactagaaccaaaaaatttgatcatattactccagtgttagcctccctacactggcttcctgttaaggcaagggctgatttcaaggttttactgctaacctacaaagcattacatgggcttgctcctacctatctttccgatttggtcctgccgtacaaacctacacgtacgctacggtcacaagacgcaggcctcctaattgtccctagaatttctaagcaaacggctggaggtagggctttctcctatagagctccatttttatggaatggtctgcctaccaatgtgagagacacagactcagtctcaacctttaagtctttactgaagacttatctcttcagtaggtcctatgattaagtatagtctggcccaggagtgtgaaggtgaacggaaaggctggagcaacgaaccgcccttgctgtctctgccttgccggttcccctctttccactgggattctctgcctctaacccttttacagaggctgagtcactggcctactggtgttcttccatgccgtccatgggaggagtgcgtcacttgagtgggttgagtcactgacgtggtcttcctgtctgggttggcgcccccccccttgggttgtgccatggcggagatcgttgtgggctatactcggccttgtcttaggacggtaagttggtggttggagacatccctctagtggtgtgggggctgtgctttggcaaagtgggtggggttatatcctgcctgtttggccctgtccggggtatcatcggatggggccacagtgtcttctgatccctcctgtctcagcctccagtatttatgctgcagtagtttatgtgtcggggggctagggtcagtctgttacatctggagtatttctcttgtcttatccggtgtcctgtgtgtatttaaatatgctctttctaattctctctttctctctttctgtctttctctcggaggacctgagccctaggaccatgcctcaggactacctggtatgatgactccttgctgtccccagtccacctggccgtgctgctgctccagtttcaactgttctgcctgcggctatggaaccctgacctgttcaccggacgtgcttgttgcaccctcgacaactactatgattattattatttgaccatgctggtcatttatgaacattttaacattttaacattttgaccatgttctgttataatatccaccccgcacagccagaagaggactggccacccctcatagcctggttcctctctaggtttcttcctaggtttttggcctttctagggagtttttcctagggagtttttcctagccaccgtgcttctttcacatgctttgcttgctgtttggggttttaggctgggtttctgtacagcactttgagaatatcagctgatgtacgaagggctatataaaaataaatttgatttgatttgaaatttgatttaactaggcaagtcagttaagaaaaaaatattatttacagtgacgtcctaccaaaaggcaaaaggcctcctgtggggagtaggattaaaaataaaaataaattcaatagaaatacaggacaaaacacatcacgacaagagagacaacacaacactacataaagagagacctaagacgacaacacagcgtggcagcaacacatgacaacacaacatggtagcaactgtcgtgtctttgggcaccattaactgaagacatgtttatcaaaataactccctgtaattattatcacgcgattaaactgattaatcgtttaactgtaattaactaggagatcggggcaccaaggaaaatattcagattacaaagttataattttcctaatataactttcctatattataacatgatatattatattatattatagtataggccgattatcttctggtttaaattgtgtattttacctcgcgtccagtctcattccaaacgtcgtaaattgttgtatctgcatgaatccagcctttactaaaagtcatccatacatcaattgtcttaaaatcatttatttactaaactaagtaattcacagaaagtatacaaacagtagttatcgtcacaaagaattggtagagtaatgtgccctagtgggctaaaccggcatggctggtgtcttgttaaaacaaagggtcataaagggcagctgagaagacactacagggttcataaatattaacaattgatatgctaatcctttgcacatgaacgctcactcattcgggaacaattgcaatcaatatatatttacgctcagtgtgtcgtcgggatccttgttggagagttctgttctgttggagagttttgtccgcgttctctctctctcttggttagaatggatctttcaaagcgacattcattaatgtcgttatagaatggatgtttcgttggtcttcgcgttcgatgatatcgagtacttagctgcagactaataattaatatcaaagaattgttcttattctgtcggtatcgatagtctaaaagttaaccacgtggtttagttaactttcagtagaggaattggatggtcaaacctattggccaactagtaatggagtggaggcctggtctgaagaaagtaaatcagggtgggggttttataattgaacatagaacaggcttgtcacatgacgcctggtcctgtctgtgtccctggggggcgtgccgatgactgatttaagctttgaacagaaatacattctatcacattaacatcagtacatagcatctcaacatattccaaatagctttatccttattaatacgttttatacaaccatttagatgcaagtcccatacctgaggctattatataaacagtattatggtaatatggctatattgtctcttctgagtatcacaaaattgtaccaagctgaccagttcgtagctggattcttcaccgatcttttataccttctccagaacataaatgtcgttcggttctccaattctgtgtgttggaagaatttcctttgtctctctatgaaacccctctctgtctcaactgTGGCCTGTTAGGCAGGACATTtcctttggaatttacgaccccttcacacagggcctgggtggggggaggtaggttgggggatggtgcaagggggagggggtcaactgtcctccctgtactcaaagagggcaatgtcatgacataaccaacatggcagcagcacagcatggtagcagcacaaaacatggtacaaacattattgggcacagacaacagcacaaagggcaagaaggtagagacaacaatacatcatgcaaagcagccacaactgtcagtaagagtgtccatgattgagtctttgaatgaagagacagATAAAactccagtttgagtgtttgctgCAGTTTGTtgcagttttcatcaaggatctctctgtacttttctccgttcatctttccctcgagcctgactagtctcccagtccctgccgctgaaaaacatccccatagcatgatgctgtcaacaccatgcttcaccgtagggatggtgccaggtttcctccagatgtgaagcttggcattcaggccaaagagttcaatcttggtttcatcaagccagagaatcttgtttctcatagtctgagagtcctttaggtgccttttggcaaactccaagtgggctttcatgttccttttactgaagagtggcttccgtatggccactcttccataaaggcctgattggtgttgtgctgcagagatggttgtccttctggtaggttctcccatctccacaggggaagtctggagctttgtcagagtgaccatcaggttcttggttacctccctgaccaaggctcttctcccctgattgctcagtttggccggccagccagctctaggaagagtcttcgtgGTTCTTAACGTCTGCCATTTGAGAATgttggaggctactgtgttcttggggaccttcaatgctgcagaaatgtttcggtacccttccccagatctgtgcaacgacacaatcctgtctcggggctatatggacaattccttcaacctcatggcttggtatttgctctgacatgcactgtcaactgtgggaccttatatagacaggtgtgtacctttcaaaatcatgtccaatcaattgaatttactgcatgtggactccaatcaatggaaacaggatgcacctgagctcaacttcgattatcatagcaaagggtgtgaatacttatgtaaataaggtatttatgtttttaatacatttctaaaaacctattttcactttgtcattatgggggtattgtgtgtagatttatgaagaTATTtcgttatttaatccattttggaataaaactgtaacgtaacaaaatgtggaaaaaagtctgaaaactttccgaatgcactgtatcttccTCTATCTTGTTTACTAGAAAACATAGAAGCACACCGTTTACCcagatgttgatgttggggtgttgCTGGAAATGATGAGTACGTAGTTGAAACATTTTGAAATttccatttaacctgttgggtctagggggcagcatttgcacgtctggataaaaaaaatgtacccgatttaatctggttactaatcctacccagtaactagaatatgcatatacttattatatatggatagaaaacactctaaagtttccaaaactgtttgaatggtgtctgtgagtataacagaactcatttggcaggcaaaaccctgagacattttctgacaggaagtggatacctgatgtgttgtattgactttaaacctatcccattgaaaaacacaggggtttaggaatattttggcacttcctattgcttccactagatgtcaccagcctttacaaagtgttttgagtcttctggagggagatctgaccgaacaagagccatggaacggtgatgtcccattagacacctggcgcgctacttcatgttgggtaccctcgttccaatacgttataaaagactatgcattcgtccaccttgaatattattcatgttctggttaaaaaggccctaatgatttatgctatacaacgtttgacatgtttgaacgaacggaaatatattttttcccctcgttcatgacgagaagtccggctggcttacatcatgtgctaacgagacggagatttttggacataaatgatgagcttttttgaacaaaactacattcgttatggacctgtgatacctggaagtgacatctgatgaagagaatcaaaggtaatggattatttacatagtattttcgattttagatctccccaacatgacgtctagtctgtatcgcaacgcgtatttttctgggcacagtgctcagattattgcaaagtgtgatttcccagtaaggttatttttaaatctggcaagttgattgcgttcaaaagatgtaaatctataattctttaaatgacaatataatattttaccaatgttttctaattttaattatttaatttgtgacgctgacttgactgccggttattggaggaaacgatttcctcaacatcaatgccatagtaaaacgctgtttttggatataaatatcaacttgatagaactaaaaatgcatgcattgtctaacataatgtcctaggagtgtcatctgatggagattgtaaaaggttagtgtatcattttagctggttttatggttttggtgaccctgtctttgacttgacaaaacattacacacaactcttgtaaatgtactgtcctaacatactctaaatttatgctttcgccgtaaaacctttttgaaatcgtaaaacgtggttagattaaggagatgtttatctttcaaatggtgtaacatagttgtatttttgaaaaatttgaattttgacatttatttggattcaaatttgccgctcttgaaatgcacctgctgttgatggagtgcaccacgggtggcacgctagcgtcccacctagccccaagaggttttaagggtCGGGTTTCTGAGACTAGCCACTGAGAGCTGTCCGTCCGTTTATCTACAAACAGTAACACCTGACTATAAATAGCCACCAGGGGGGATTCCTGTTGTAACCAAACAGCACCAGAGATTGTGTAATCATTGCTACGCATTAAACATTAAGCAAGCTGCTGCAGAGAGTAGCAGAGCAACAAACCATAATACTGTAGCAAGAGGCACCTATCAACGATCCAGTGATCAAGAGTGATCAAGGAGAGATCAATCTGTTTCCATGGCGTCTGAGCAGCAAACGGGTGATGAGGCCTCTCTCCCCAGGGAAGAGGCTGTGTGCCCGGGCTGTCAGGGATCAGGGCCCCTGGTCCTGCCGTGTGGCCACAGCCTGTGTGAGACCTGCCTGGGGCTGTGTGAGGGTGAGCTGGGCCAGGGGGGCTGTACGGTCTGCTACGGCAGAGACCTGCTGGACTGCGTCCTGAAGAGACTGCTGGATTCCCTGTTCCAAGGGCAGCCGCGGCGGgccagggatggaggggtagaggacggGGGCAGGGAGCTGTGTCCTCTGCATGGGGAGAGGCTGACATTGTATTGTGTGGAGGACAAGGAGATGGTGTGTGTGGAGTGTCAGAGCGAGGAGCACGACGACCACGAGTGTTGTCCCACGGAGCAGGCTGTGCACGACTGCAAGGTGAGAGTGTTGTGACTGACTACCTACACAGATACTCAGAGACGAAAGCGGAATTCAGAGTCCACAAACGCAGAGCTGCAATAGTTCAGTGGCCAATTGTGACATAGCTACAACTGATCCTCGGGGGAAGCACAGCCCAGCCGCACACCATCCCAACACTCCCAAACAACATGGCTCCACGTatataatcagaattcatgtaaatattacagttttgaaaatatagcttgtccaaaaaaaagtggtctcttggcacacTTTATCCCACGTATGAGGTAAGTTTGAGCccgggacagggtaagttaagccacCTACACATTTCTGAACTGAGTTAAATATTACCCCTACCTTGTTAAAAACTTGTACATTTTTATTTCCCCAATCACAagcactttaaaaaatatatatttttaagcatATTTGAACTCAGGCTTAACACCTAGCAAACACTTTGAACTTTTGAAAACACTTTAACACGggccaggccctgttgttacctcatataCCAGATATAATGCCTTGGATTttgcctgggaagaaaacacttcaatttgttcaacttgccattggctcaaccattggcTCAATTTACCACAAggaaaacattttgactatattagcccacacagctccAAGGATGCACATTCAGGCTAGGTTTaagacctcatattgaagctaaTAGAGACACCAACTGATGTATAGCACAATCTTATTattatctactttggtttagatacaaacaTCATGAAATCAAGCATTTTTGTATCATTTCCGAGAAACAAggttggctcaacttacccctctctcccctacagTACAACTGATCCGACGTGGTTGTTAGAAACCCTAACCAAGTAGGATGGAGACAAACATATGTGTATGTTGACTTACCCCTGACCTCTCTCTAAcaactgacctctgaccccagaGGGAGCTGACGTCTGCCCTGAGACCTCTACAGGAGAAGCTGGAGGCTCTGAACACTGTCAAACAGACCTGTGAGGAGTCAGCTGAACACATCAAGGTTAGGAGGGATCAAAAGGCGTCAGATCCATCCTATAGACAGAATGATGGATCATTTCTGGCTTTGAATGGGACTAGCTGTGTGTCACTCCATTGATCAAATATACTTTCATCAGCACTCTGAAATGGTAATAGCACAATAACTGGGATTGATGTTGAAACAGTAGATCCAGTCAAAGTACATTATCATTGATATCAGACAATAGATCCAGTAGAAGTACATTATCATTGATATCAGACAGTAGATCTAGTAGAAGTACATTATCATTAATATCAGACAATAGATCTAGTATAAGTACATTATCATTGATATCAGACAGTAGATCTAGTAGAAGTACATTATCATTAATATCAGACAGTAGATCTAGTAGAAGTACATTATCAGTGATATCAGACAGTAGATCCAGTAGAATACATTATCATTAATATCATTTCCTGAGCTACTCCTAATCCCGCTTGATAAACTGCGAAAGTATTGGTAGAGATGAGGTCACTCGGATTCTGATACTCCCTCCATCTGTATCTCCTTCTTTCATTTCTTCTTTATCCTGTCGTCCCCTATTCCCGTTTACCCCTGCAGAGCCAGGCACAGCAGACTGAGCGCCTGGTGCAGCAGCAGTTTGAGAAGCTGCACCAGTTCCTCCGGGACGAGGAAGCTGCTGTGATCTCTGCTCTGAaggaagaggagcaggagaagaccCAGAGGATGAGGGACAggatagacagaacaacagaccAGATCAACTCTCTAGCTGAGGCCATTGAGGTGACGGTGAAGGCCATGGACACAGGTGATGACATATCCTTCCTCAAGGTACGGACTCATCAGAGAACAAGATCACGATATGAAAAGAGGTTGTAATATAAGGATATTATTGTTTGCCTTTCAAGTAAGACGTCATCTTTTCCATTAGAACTTCAAGAGGACCTCTGAGAGGTGGGTGTGTTGCTCTTTCTTTTCCTTCATAGTTGTGCTTCTCAGCACCTCTAATCTAATCTCACCTATAACCCAATCTCACCTATAATCTAATCTCATCTATAACCTAATCTCACCTATAATCTAATCTCACCTATAACCTAATCTCACCTATAACCCTAATCTCACCTATAATCTAATCTCACCTATAACCTAATCTCACCTATAACCCTAATCTGACCGATAATCTAATCTCACCTATAACCTAATCTCACCTATAACCTACTCTCACCTATAATCTAATCTCACCTATAACCTAATCTCACCTATAACCTACTCTCACCTATAATCTAATCTCACCTATAACCTAATCTCACCTACAACCTAATCTCAGCTACAACCAAATCTCACCTATAACCAAATTTCACATGGGctacctctgtctgtcagtcacaaGAGATGATACATTTTGTAAACCTGTTGACACATGAACCTTCTTCTGACAGGACTCAGGTGACAGTGCAGGAGCCAGAGGAGGTGGCAGGAGCTCTGCTGGACGTGGCCAAACACCTGGGCTGTCTCAGCTACAGAGTCTGGGAGAAGATGCAGGACGTCATTACATACAGTGAGTAGAGGAAGACCATAACATCACAATACATGTGCAAATAATGTGTTTTGAGTACTGTAGGAATGATTAACTCAATGTACACTgtctcaatcaatcaatctctctctctatttctctctctctttccctccctccctccctccctccctccctccctccctccctccctccctccctccctccctcccagctccTGTGACTCTGGACCCCAACACGGCTGatatctgcctgtctctgtctgaggaTCTGACCAGCCTGCggtacacagaggaggaggagcgaCTCCCTGACAACCCAGAGAGGTTCTGTTACTATGAGTGTGTCCTGGGTTCCGAGGGCTTCAGCTCTGGACGACACACCTGGGACGTGGAGGTGGGGGTGAACAGCGAGTGGGCCGTGGGGGTGGCACGGGAGACGGTCTCGAGGAAGGAGTGGTTCCCCCCGAGCCCAGGTACTGTCTCCTGACATTGTGCCATTGAGCAAGAAACAtaacttcaacaacaacaaaaaaaagcagCTCTCCGTCCAGAGGCGCTGctctgtggctgaccctgtgcCAATCGTTGTGAATGAGTGTACGTGTGGCGGTTAAATTCTGCAAAAATAAACCTTTTCTCAAATGGACAGTAAAGTATCTAttggtttggccagtgtaggccgtcgttgtaaataagaatttgttcttaactgacttgcctagttaaataaaggttaaataaataaaaatatatgtataatctattctattccattgTATTCTAGAGAGGGGCCTGTGGACCATCTGTTACTATGGAGGTGAATACCGCGCCCGCACGGCCACCGCTACTCCCCTGGTCCTGAAGAGAAGGCCCCAGGAGGTCAGAGTGCAGCTGGACTGGGACAGAGGCAGGGTCATCTTCTCCGACGCCTCAGACAACACCCTCATCTACAAGTTCCAACACAAGTTCACCCAGAGAGTGTTCCCTTACTTCTCCAACACCTGCAAGAGACATCCTCTGAGGATCTCAGCCGGGAAGGTGTCAGTTACAGCGGAGTAGCTTGGTTTATTAATTAAGAGCTGATTTGGTAAACCTATAGTTAGGGACATTAAAAAGCCGTTGCTGCAGAACAGGTAAAAACATTTGCTTTAAAGTGGATGCACCTATGCTGCAGCAAAGGCATTTTGTAAAAGTCACTTTTTTATGCAGCTACGTGActgctttctgtctctctgggttCCAATCTAAATAGATAATTATTGACTCTTTCTCTGGGTTCTAATTTAAATAGATAATTACTGACTCTCTGTGTTCTAATCTCAATAGATAATTactgactctttctctctctctttgttctaatCTCAATAAATAATTACTGACTTGTGCAGCAATGTAAACCTGCACGCTATAAAATACCTTTAGTCTTTAGAGTGTATGAATGCAGGGCTTGAATGACTTCCATAGATTTGCACTAATTTCATTTAACAGTAGCAATGTGGTGCATTATATGGTTTCTTTGATAGGGTACATTATAAAAGGTGTTGGTAACTTTTGATATACACTGTATTGTTTGCATAAAAGGTTTTGCTTGTTTTCCTGTCCCATGCTTTCAGGACAATTTTTGCACAAAAAAATTATTGTAGTTAAGCAGGCCTAAAGTAATGTAACAATGATAAAATGACACATACAACTGTTTTAAAACCTATTTGTTGATTGACAGTGTGATCATTAGGCTGTTCACTTGTCCATAGCTTGCCCATATGAACGAACATAAGACATATAAAGATCTGTTGTGGTTGTGTGACAGTGGTTTTCAgatgttgtgtctttggc of Salmo salar chromosome ssa01, Ssal_v3.1, whole genome shotgun sequence contains these proteins:
- the LOC106592071 gene encoding E3 ubiquitin-protein ligase TRIM39: MASEQQTGDEASLPREEAVCPGCQGSGPLVLPCGHSLCETCLGLCEGELGQGGCTVCYGRDLLDCVLKRLLDSLFQGQPRRARDGGVEDGGRELCPLHGERLTLYCVEDKEMVCVECQSEEHDDHECCPTEQAVHDCKRELTSALRPLQEKLEALNTVKQTCEESAEHIKSQAQQTERLVQQQFEKLHQFLRDEEAAVISALKEEEQEKTQRMRDRIDRTTDQINSLAEAIEVTVKAMDTGDDISFLKNFKRTSERTQVTVQEPEEVAGALLDVAKHLGCLSYRVWEKMQDVITYTPVTLDPNTADICLSLSEDLTSLRYTEEEERLPDNPERFCYYECVLGSEGFSSGRHTWDVEVGVNSEWAVGVARETVSRKEWFPPSPERGLWTICYYGGEYRARTATATPLVLKRRPQEVRVQLDWDRGRVIFSDASDNTLIYKFQHKFTQRVFPYFSNTCKRHPLRISAGKVSVTAE